One Armatimonadota bacterium genomic window carries:
- the amt gene encoding ammonium transporter: protein MSLKKVLPSLLPFVLATAAHAQDAAPKVDSANSAWMIVATAMVLFMTPALALFYGGMVQKKNVLNTMLLSLAMMGVISLIWVLVGYTFAFGKTTNGFIGGFDYILGRNISIDTPYGTQTIPAALFMLFQMKFAIITPALISGAIAERVRFKAYLTFMIIWSIVIYTPIACWVWNPDGWLCKMGALDFAGGTVVHLASGVSALALAAFIGPRTSVETKPNNITLVLLGAGMLWFGWFGFNAGSALAIDKVAVNAFLTTHLAAAAGMLAWMIMEMIRSPKGKATAIGGASGLVAGLVAITPAAGFVSLSSSILIGLAAGVVCNFAIELKHKMKIDDALDVVGVHGIGGTLGAILTGVFATATVNSAVEGSLQGGRGHLILVQCIAIVATIVFAGGGSYLLAVIVNKFTRLRSSEKSEIKGLDLAYHGELGYVIPTPKDPLVAPAASEVQTGIDSLEPAVLH, encoded by the coding sequence ATGAGTCTCAAAAAGGTTCTTCCTAGTTTATTACCTTTCGTCCTTGCGACAGCGGCGCACGCACAAGATGCCGCGCCAAAAGTCGATTCAGCTAACAGTGCGTGGATGATCGTCGCCACCGCGATGGTCTTGTTCATGACCCCTGCTCTCGCCCTCTTCTACGGCGGCATGGTGCAAAAGAAGAACGTTTTGAACACCATGCTCCTTAGCCTAGCGATGATGGGCGTCATCAGCCTCATTTGGGTGCTGGTTGGCTACACGTTCGCCTTTGGCAAAACAACCAACGGCTTCATTGGTGGCTTCGACTACATCCTTGGCCGTAACATTTCCATTGACACGCCATACGGAACGCAGACCATCCCCGCCGCGCTCTTCATGCTCTTCCAGATGAAGTTTGCGATCATCACTCCGGCTCTCATCTCCGGTGCGATCGCCGAGCGCGTGCGCTTCAAGGCTTATCTCACGTTCATGATCATTTGGTCCATCGTGATCTACACGCCGATCGCTTGTTGGGTCTGGAACCCAGATGGCTGGCTGTGCAAGATGGGCGCCCTCGACTTTGCCGGCGGCACCGTCGTCCACCTCGCCAGCGGTGTTTCGGCTCTGGCTCTGGCCGCCTTCATCGGGCCTCGAACTTCGGTTGAGACGAAGCCGAACAACATCACGTTGGTTCTGCTCGGCGCGGGCATGCTCTGGTTTGGTTGGTTTGGCTTCAACGCCGGATCGGCATTGGCTATCGATAAGGTCGCCGTCAACGCGTTCCTCACGACTCACCTCGCCGCCGCGGCGGGAATGCTCGCTTGGATGATCATGGAAATGATCCGAAGTCCGAAGGGCAAAGCCACCGCGATTGGCGGCGCGAGCGGCCTCGTGGCTGGCCTGGTCGCCATCACTCCGGCGGCTGGTTTCGTTAGCCTCTCGTCTTCCATCCTCATCGGCCTTGCCGCTGGCGTCGTCTGTAATTTCGCCATCGAGCTCAAGCACAAGATGAAGATCGACGACGCACTCGACGTGGTCGGCGTACACGGCATCGGCGGAACCCTCGGCGCGATCCTCACCGGCGTCTTTGCCACTGCGACGGTCAACTCGGCCGTCGAGGGTTCGCTCCAGGGCGGACGCGGCCACCTGATCCTCGTCCAGTGCATCGCCATCGTGGCGACCATCGTCTTTGCGGGCGGCGGTTCGTACCTGCTGGCGGTCATCGTCAACAAGTTCACGCGACTGCGAAGCAGCGAGAAGTCCGAGATCAAGGGCCTCGACCTTGCCTACCACGGAGAGCTTGGCTACGTCATCCCCACGCCGAAGGATCCGCTGGTTGCTCCGGCCGCTTCCGAAGTTCAGACCGGTATCGACAGCCTCGAACCGGCAGTTCTGCACTAA
- a CDS encoding MmcQ/YjbR family DNA-binding protein: MTFDELVAIGLEFDGVEESTSWRTPSLKRKGKFMLRLKEEGDTVAVKLDWENHDRLLAAHPDQIFKTSHYEGYPAFLVRLDGLSPSLAREVVELSWTDAPKAAKSLPPTSA; the protein is encoded by the coding sequence ATGACATTCGATGAATTGGTGGCGATCGGTCTAGAATTCGACGGGGTCGAAGAAAGCACTTCGTGGCGCACGCCGAGCCTGAAACGCAAAGGCAAATTCATGCTCCGCCTGAAAGAGGAAGGCGACACCGTCGCCGTCAAGCTGGATTGGGAGAACCACGACCGGCTCTTGGCCGCTCATCCCGATCAGATTTTCAAGACGTCGCATTATGAAGGTTATCCGGCGTTCTTGGTCCGCCTGGATGGACTCTCGCCGAGCCTCGCGCGGGAGGTCGTCGAACTCTCGTGGACCGACGCCCCGAAGGCGGCAAAAAGCCTTCCCCCGACCAGCGCATGA
- a CDS encoding helix-turn-helix domain-containing protein: MRTETRQEYQERIEAAIKFVLSRLDNPPSPVEIADYAGFSRFHFGRVFSMAVGEPLAEFVRRLRLERAAWQLENSDVSITEIAFEAGYESVEGFGRAFRDLFHVAPSDFRQQPARHEIQSSCEVHWCPQGRRSIPNLVISGECSMEARIEKIDDMTIVALRHIGPYYLIGEKFQKLAQWAMRHGVPITKAIGVWHDNPDEKPVHELRSDACLVVPDGFSLPETDGLDLRVDKIQGGSYAVGTHKGSYEGLGDAWARFCGQALPKLGRQTGDAPPFELYLNDCMSVPVEELLTDLYVSLRD; encoded by the coding sequence ATGAGAACGGAGACGCGACAGGAATACCAGGAACGCATCGAAGCGGCGATCAAGTTCGTGTTGAGCCGCCTGGATAATCCGCCTTCACCGGTCGAGATTGCCGACTACGCCGGATTTTCCCGGTTCCATTTCGGGCGAGTTTTCTCGATGGCCGTTGGCGAGCCCTTGGCCGAATTCGTGCGTCGCTTGCGCCTCGAAAGGGCGGCTTGGCAGTTGGAGAACTCGGACGTCTCGATCACAGAGATCGCATTCGAGGCGGGCTACGAGTCGGTCGAAGGCTTCGGCCGGGCCTTTCGGGACCTCTTCCACGTCGCTCCGTCCGACTTTCGCCAACAGCCGGCCCGTCACGAGATTCAATCCTCGTGCGAAGTGCATTGGTGCCCGCAGGGGCGGAGGTCCATTCCGAATCTCGTCATCAGCGGTGAATGCAGTATGGAAGCAAGAATTGAGAAAATTGACGACATGACCATCGTGGCTCTGCGCCACATCGGCCCCTATTATCTGATCGGCGAGAAGTTTCAGAAGCTCGCCCAATGGGCGATGCGGCACGGCGTTCCGATCACCAAGGCGATCGGCGTTTGGCACGACAACCCCGACGAGAAGCCGGTGCACGAGCTTCGGTCCGACGCCTGCTTGGTCGTCCCCGACGGATTCTCGCTACCCGAGACGGACGGCCTCGACTTGCGAGTCGACAAAATCCAGGGCGGGAGCTACGCCGTTGGAACCCACAAGGGTTCGTACGAAGGGCTGGGCGACGCCTGGGCTCGGTTCTGCGGTCAGGCACTTCCGAAGCTGGGTCGCCAAACCGGCGACGCTCCCCCGTTCGAGTTGTATCTGAACGACTGCATGTCGGTTCCGGTCGAGGAATTGCTGACCGATCTCTACGTTTCGCTTCGCGACTAA
- a CDS encoding aspartate kinase — protein sequence MAERIHVMKFGGTSVATPEARMTAAMRVISAKEKGINPVVVVSAIGRKGMPYATDTFINLLKEVDPSVEPDPRELDLLIACGEILSSVIFAHTLKTLGHAASAYRGGQAGIRTDGVYGNARIVSINPTALFRCLDEGSIPVVCGFQGVYSPDRSLPGGELTTLGRGGSDTTASALGAAMKADAVEIYTDVDGVKTADPDAVKEAPTLRQVTYDEVAEIAHLGAKVVHPRAAEIAMNYDIPLWVKNTFSDDIGTEIVSRDKFPGRRVTGVTHTGKLVYMQFDLVTTEKSHRAALESSIYATMERYGVQLFMLNVSPESTGFAVPRDQYSIVEDVLDGLVIPVGEGDSRIVYVFQLGSPTPEVETQVQLLQSLGEVRKIVAVLTEGCTMVSLVGHEYMQQPGVFLRALEVLEEDRISVLQTSDSDFSLSVLVPESEAMRTVKLLHERFGLAEVV from the coding sequence ATGGCTGAGCGAATCCACGTCATGAAGTTTGGTGGCACCAGCGTCGCCACGCCCGAGGCGCGCATGACTGCGGCGATGCGGGTCATCAGCGCCAAGGAGAAGGGTATCAATCCGGTCGTGGTCGTCAGCGCCATCGGTCGAAAGGGAATGCCTTACGCCACCGATACCTTCATCAACCTGCTCAAGGAGGTTGATCCGAGTGTTGAACCCGATCCGCGTGAACTCGATCTTCTGATCGCTTGCGGCGAAATCCTCAGTTCGGTCATCTTTGCCCACACGCTGAAGACCCTCGGACACGCAGCCAGCGCGTATCGTGGCGGCCAGGCGGGTATCCGCACCGACGGCGTCTACGGCAACGCCCGTATCGTCTCCATCAACCCGACGGCGCTGTTCCGCTGTCTCGATGAAGGCTCGATCCCGGTCGTGTGCGGCTTCCAAGGCGTCTACTCGCCGGATCGCTCCCTACCTGGCGGCGAACTCACCACGCTTGGCCGTGGCGGCTCGGACACGACCGCCTCCGCGCTTGGCGCGGCGATGAAAGCCGACGCGGTGGAAATCTACACCGATGTCGATGGCGTAAAAACCGCCGACCCGGACGCGGTGAAAGAGGCTCCGACGCTCCGCCAAGTCACCTACGACGAGGTTGCAGAGATTGCGCACCTTGGCGCGAAGGTGGTCCACCCCCGCGCGGCGGAGATCGCGATGAACTACGACATTCCGCTGTGGGTGAAGAACACCTTCAGCGACGACATCGGAACCGAGATCGTGAGCCGCGACAAGTTTCCCGGTCGCCGCGTCACCGGTGTGACCCACACCGGCAAGCTGGTGTACATGCAGTTCGACCTGGTGACCACCGAGAAGAGCCATCGCGCGGCTCTGGAATCCAGCATTTACGCCACGATGGAGCGGTACGGCGTCCAGCTTTTCATGTTGAACGTCAGCCCTGAATCGACCGGCTTTGCCGTCCCTCGCGATCAATATTCGATCGTCGAAGACGTGCTGGACGGGCTCGTGATTCCGGTCGGCGAAGGTGACTCGCGCATCGTTTACGTGTTCCAACTCGGCAGTCCCACGCCCGAGGTCGAGACGCAGGTCCAACTGCTTCAAAGCCTGGGCGAAGTGCGCAAGATCGTCGCGGTTCTGACCGAAGGTTGCACGATGGTGTCGCTCGTCGGCCACGAATACATGCAACAACCTGGCGTGTTCTTGCGGGCACTCGAAGTGCTGGAAGAAGATCGAATCAGCGTGTTGCAGACCTCCGACTCGGACTTCTCGCTCAGCGTTTTGGTGCCGGAATCCGAAGCGATGCGAACGGTCAAGCTCTTGCACGAGCGCTTCGGCCTGGCCGAAGTCGTATAA